In a single window of the Azospirillum thiophilum genome:
- a CDS encoding cytochrome C oxidase subunit IV family protein — MEIVRRMTGRIDRLTLSWLILLGLTAVTLLFARHDDAGGGIGVAGAALLLALAVAKGREILLHYLELKHAGPGWRSAMTGWLTLLSGALLLVTAAGSLGWVGPH, encoded by the coding sequence ATGGAAATCGTCAGGCGTATGACGGGGAGGATCGACAGGCTGACCCTGTCCTGGCTGATTTTGCTCGGCCTGACCGCCGTCACGCTGCTGTTCGCCCGCCATGACGATGCCGGCGGCGGGATCGGCGTTGCCGGCGCTGCCCTGCTGCTGGCGCTCGCGGTGGCGAAGGGGCGGGAAATCCTCCTGCATTACCTGGAATTGAAGCACGCCGGTCCGGGCTGGCGATCGGCGATGACGGGCTGGCTGACGCTGCTCAGCGGCGCACTCCTGCTCGTCACCGCCGCCGGCTCTCTGGGCTGGGTCGGGCCGCACTGA
- a CDS encoding YchJ family protein encodes MSVCPCGSDRAFDQCCGPILAGLSAPTAEALMRSRYTAFVRRDIDHIERTCAPETRAAFSRVDAERMADECDWGPLTIMKAAEEQDSATVEFFLTFRRDGEELPLHERSSFRRIDGRWLYVDSVLNPKDPPRRVVKVGRNDPCPCGSGRKHKTCCGR; translated from the coding sequence ATGTCCGTCTGCCCCTGCGGTTCCGACCGCGCGTTCGACCAATGCTGCGGCCCCATCCTGGCGGGGCTGTCCGCACCGACCGCCGAAGCGCTGATGCGCTCCCGCTACACCGCTTTCGTGCGCCGTGACATCGACCATATCGAGCGGACCTGTGCGCCGGAAACCCGCGCCGCCTTCAGTCGCGTCGACGCCGAACGGATGGCGGATGAGTGCGATTGGGGACCTTTGACCATCATGAAGGCGGCGGAGGAGCAGGACAGCGCCACAGTCGAGTTCTTCCTGACCTTTCGGCGCGACGGGGAAGAGCTTCCGTTGCATGAACGGTCCAGCTTCCGCCGGATCGACGGCCGGTGGCTGTATGTCGACAGCGTGCTAAACCCGAAGGATCCGCCACGCCGCGTGGTCAAGGTCGGCCGCAACGATCCCTGTCCCTGCGGCTCGGGGCGCAAGCACAAGACCTGCTGCGGGCGCTGA
- a CDS encoding HD-GYP domain-containing protein — protein sequence MAIPDRILLKPGKLDAEEFAVMKTHVVHGLDIVGSSEWLADGADVVGGHHEKFDGSGYPAGLKGEAIPIAARIFAVADVFDALTSRRPYKEPMSFVAAMDILHAGAGNHFDPAVLTRFTMIAAGLHDRLVELGDDGVQDELRRLVIRYFKLA from the coding sequence ATCGCCATTCCCGACCGCATTCTGCTGAAGCCCGGAAAACTCGATGCCGAGGAATTCGCAGTGATGAAGACCCATGTCGTTCATGGACTCGATATCGTCGGTTCATCCGAGTGGCTGGCCGACGGAGCGGATGTGGTCGGCGGCCATCATGAGAAATTTGACGGGTCGGGCTATCCGGCCGGGTTGAAGGGCGAGGCGATCCCGATCGCCGCCCGCATCTTCGCCGTCGCCGACGTGTTCGACGCACTGACCTCCCGCCGCCCCTACAAGGAGCCGATGTCCTTCGTAGCAGCAATGGACATCCTGCATGCCGGAGCGGGCAATCATTTCGACCCCGCGGTCCTGACCCGATTCACCATGATCGCCGCCGGATTGCATGACCGGCTGGTCGAACTCGGCGACGATGGGGTGCAGGACGAGCTTCGGCGGCTGGTCATCCGCTATTTCAAGCTGGCCTGA
- a CDS encoding amino acid aminotransferase: MFNALSRQPDDALLALIGLYRQDPRPGKVDLGVGVYRDEEGRTPVFRAVKAAERLLLDGQDSKAYLGLEGDSLYLERLWSLVGGNAGARVHAAGVQTPGGSGALRLAADLVLRGGARRVLVGQPTWPNHVGIFDAAGLEVVGHPFFDTASQTVLFDRMVEAFEAARPGDVALLHGSCHNPTGAPLSLDQWKTLAEIIGKRGVLPLVDLAYQGFGCGLDEDAEGLRHLIGAVPETLVAVSSSKSFGLYRERTGAIFAVAAAPAAADLAKSNLMALARTSYSMPPDHGAAVVRTILSDPALTADWTAELDGMRARITGLRRKLAAGLADAFPALTAVAEQEGMFSLMPLTEAEVLRLRADHAIYMPTSGRINIAGLKTAEVDEVVAKFASLR; this comes from the coding sequence ATGTTCAACGCGCTCTCCCGCCAGCCCGACGACGCTCTGCTCGCCCTAATCGGGCTTTACCGGCAGGATCCGCGGCCGGGCAAGGTCGATCTCGGCGTCGGGGTCTACCGTGACGAGGAGGGGCGCACCCCGGTCTTCCGTGCGGTCAAGGCGGCCGAACGCCTTCTGCTCGATGGTCAGGACAGCAAAGCTTATCTGGGGTTGGAAGGCGATTCCCTGTATCTTGAACGCCTGTGGTCGCTGGTCGGCGGCAATGCCGGAGCCCGGGTCCATGCCGCTGGCGTGCAGACCCCCGGCGGATCGGGCGCATTGCGGCTGGCGGCAGATCTCGTGCTGCGCGGCGGGGCCCGGCGCGTGCTGGTCGGTCAGCCGACCTGGCCCAACCATGTCGGCATCTTCGACGCCGCCGGGCTGGAGGTTGTCGGCCATCCCTTCTTCGACACCGCGAGCCAGACCGTGCTGTTCGACCGCATGGTCGAGGCGTTCGAGGCGGCCCGGCCCGGAGATGTCGCCCTGCTGCACGGCAGTTGCCACAACCCGACCGGCGCGCCGCTGTCGCTCGACCAATGGAAGACCCTGGCGGAGATCATCGGGAAGCGCGGCGTGCTACCGCTGGTCGACCTCGCCTACCAGGGGTTCGGCTGCGGCCTGGACGAGGATGCGGAGGGGCTGCGCCACCTGATCGGCGCCGTCCCGGAAACGCTGGTCGCCGTGTCGTCGTCCAAATCCTTCGGCCTCTACCGTGAGCGCACCGGCGCCATCTTCGCAGTCGCCGCGGCGCCGGCCGCCGCCGACCTCGCGAAGTCGAACCTGATGGCGCTGGCCCGCACCAGCTATTCCATGCCACCCGACCATGGTGCCGCCGTGGTCCGCACCATCCTGAGCGACCCTGCCTTGACCGCCGATTGGACAGCGGAACTGGACGGAATGCGTGCCCGCATCACCGGACTCCGTCGCAAACTCGCCGCCGGCCTGGCCGATGCCTTCCCGGCGCTGACCGCGGTGGCGGAACAGGAGGGCATGTTTTCCCTGATGCCGCTGACCGAGGCCGAGGTCCTGCGCCTGCGCGCTGACCACGCCATCTATATGCCGACCTCCGGCCGCATCAACATCGCCGGCCTGAAGACGGCCGAAGTGGACGAAGTGGTGGCGAAATTCGCCTCCCTGCGCTGA
- a CDS encoding TetR/AcrR family transcriptional regulator, giving the protein MQSSEQNSPQPVASQDTKAEQIIAAAREVFLELGYAATSMDLVAQRARVSKTTLYTRFPSKEELYTAVISAECERRGIRFTPEMFDGLPLRDILVQVGRRFVDLLWSEEAIRVHQSVAGEAMRMPVAAQLYYQAGPEQGIAHFAALFSRLADRGVIATDDPVFAARQLLAALQGGPYCALVLGLCPAPTEEERHAFVDKAVDLFLHGILPAGDSPVRPA; this is encoded by the coding sequence GTGCAGTCATCCGAACAAAATTCGCCGCAACCGGTCGCGTCGCAGGATACCAAAGCCGAACAGATCATCGCCGCGGCGCGGGAGGTGTTTCTGGAACTCGGCTATGCCGCTACCTCGATGGATCTGGTGGCCCAGCGGGCAAGGGTATCCAAAACCACGCTTTACACCCGCTTTCCGTCGAAGGAGGAGCTTTACACCGCGGTGATCTCCGCCGAATGCGAACGGCGGGGTATCCGCTTCACGCCAGAGATGTTTGACGGGTTACCGCTGCGCGATATCCTGGTCCAGGTCGGCCGCCGTTTCGTTGATCTGCTGTGGTCGGAAGAGGCGATTCGCGTTCACCAGTCGGTTGCGGGCGAGGCTATGCGGATGCCGGTCGCAGCCCAGCTCTATTATCAAGCCGGGCCGGAGCAGGGCATCGCTCATTTCGCTGCGCTGTTCAGCCGGTTGGCCGACCGCGGTGTCATTGCCACCGACGATCCCGTCTTTGCTGCCCGCCAGCTCCTCGCCGCATTGCAGGGCGGCCCATATTGCGCGCTGGTGCTGGGCCTCTGCCCCGCACCTACGGAGGAGGAGCGCCACGCCTTCGTCGACAAGGCCGTGGACCTGTTCCTGCATGGAATCCTGCCCGCCGGCGATTCTCCGGTCAGGCCAGCTTGA
- a CDS encoding efflux RND transporter permease subunit gives MNHSRMNLSAWALAHRTLVLFMMLASILAGALAYRTLGRAEDPSFTFKVMVVRTQWPGATAREVEQFVTDRIEKKLEEIPYYDVARSYSKPGESVIFVQLRDYTPPKMVPDLWYQVRKKIGDIRYTLPDGVVGPFFNDEFGDVYSAIYGFMGEDFTPAQLKKVAEQTRARLLKLPGVEKIDLIAPQEERVYVEISSQRLASFGLPVDSVIQALQRENAVAAAGDIDTGSQRVYVRVDLGLDTAAAVRAIPVESGGRLLTIGDVAEVKRGYVEPRRYTLRYNGRDAIGLGVVMAKGNNVLKLGEQLGAAMEKVRAELPVGLEVAQIADQPTVVEHSVGEFMESLVEALGIVILVSLVSLGWRTGIVVALAVPLVLAMTLVAMQILHIDLQRISLGALIIALGLLVDDAIIAVEMMVVKMEQGWDRLKAGAFAYTSTAFPMLSGTVVTAAGFVPVGFAASAAGEYTNSIFWVVALSLLLSWVVAVIFTPYLGWLLLPKPKHVVPDGHELDIYDTRAYRILRGMIEACVRARWVTIGVTAAAFVIALVGFGHVQQQFFPSASRPELLIDIRLAEGSSFEATAVEVKRMEATLAKDPDVDYWVAYTGGGSPRFYLPLDQQLETANFAQFMVMTKGLEEREHFMQRLEPTLESDFPAARVRISRLENGPPVGYPVQFRVTGEDPAAIRKIAYQVRDTMRAHPNTANVHLDWDEMSKRVRLEVDTAKARALGVSKQDLSDALQLLLNGMTVTQYREGTELIGVLMRTTPDERMDLSRLGELNIRTGRGTIVPLSQVASVRYELEEPVLWRRARETTMTVKGDVTGGLQAPVVSTQLNGQLDTLRATLPVGYAITMGGAIEESAKGQDSINAMMPVMLLIMVTTLMLQLQSFSRVFMVLLTAPLGLIGVTASLLLFNLPFGFVAMLGVIALAGIIMRNSVILVDQIEQDIRGGRSRWDSIVEATVRRARPIALTAAAAILAMIPLTQSVFWGPMAVAIMGGLAGATVLTIFFLPALYAAWFRVPRPETEAVEEGGMAEALPKPALGD, from the coding sequence ATGAACCATTCCCGCATGAACCTGTCGGCCTGGGCGCTGGCGCACCGTACGCTCGTCCTGTTCATGATGCTCGCCAGCATCCTGGCCGGCGCGCTCGCCTATAGGACATTGGGGCGTGCAGAGGATCCATCCTTCACCTTCAAGGTGATGGTGGTTCGGACACAATGGCCTGGCGCCACCGCGCGTGAGGTCGAGCAGTTCGTCACCGACCGAATCGAAAAGAAGCTTGAGGAGATTCCATATTACGATGTAGCCCGCAGCTATTCAAAGCCCGGCGAGTCGGTGATCTTCGTCCAGTTGAGGGACTACACCCCGCCGAAGATGGTGCCGGATCTGTGGTATCAAGTGCGCAAGAAGATCGGCGACATCCGCTACACCTTGCCCGACGGGGTGGTTGGCCCCTTCTTCAACGATGAATTCGGTGACGTCTATTCCGCCATCTATGGCTTCATGGGCGAGGATTTCACTCCGGCACAGCTGAAAAAGGTGGCCGAACAGACGCGCGCGCGGCTTTTGAAATTGCCGGGCGTGGAGAAGATCGACCTGATCGCCCCGCAGGAGGAGCGCGTCTATGTCGAGATCTCCAGCCAGCGGCTCGCCAGCTTCGGACTGCCGGTGGATTCGGTGATCCAGGCGCTGCAACGCGAGAATGCCGTCGCTGCGGCCGGCGACATCGATACCGGGTCGCAGCGCGTCTATGTCCGCGTCGACCTCGGTCTCGACACTGCCGCCGCGGTGCGTGCGATCCCGGTGGAAAGCGGCGGCCGGCTGCTGACCATCGGCGACGTGGCAGAGGTCAAGCGGGGCTATGTCGAGCCGCGACGTTACACCCTGCGCTACAACGGCCGCGACGCCATCGGGCTTGGCGTCGTCATGGCCAAGGGCAATAACGTGTTGAAGCTCGGCGAGCAACTCGGTGCCGCGATGGAAAAGGTCCGGGCGGAATTGCCGGTCGGATTGGAGGTGGCGCAGATCGCCGATCAGCCGACGGTCGTCGAACACTCGGTCGGCGAATTCATGGAATCGCTGGTAGAGGCGCTTGGCATCGTCATCCTGGTCAGCCTCGTCAGCCTGGGCTGGCGCACCGGCATCGTCGTGGCTCTGGCCGTGCCGCTGGTGCTGGCAATGACGCTGGTGGCGATGCAGATCCTGCACATCGACCTCCAGCGGATCTCGCTGGGCGCCCTGATCATCGCGCTCGGCCTGCTGGTGGACGACGCCATCATCGCGGTGGAGATGATGGTGGTGAAGATGGAACAGGGCTGGGACCGGTTGAAGGCCGGCGCCTTCGCCTACACCTCCACCGCCTTCCCGATGCTAAGCGGCACCGTCGTCACGGCCGCCGGCTTCGTGCCGGTCGGCTTCGCCGCCTCGGCGGCCGGCGAGTACACCAACTCGATCTTCTGGGTGGTGGCGCTGTCACTGCTGCTGTCCTGGGTGGTCGCGGTGATCTTCACGCCCTATCTTGGCTGGCTGCTGTTGCCGAAGCCCAAGCATGTGGTACCCGACGGGCACGAGTTGGACATCTACGACACCCGGGCCTATCGCATCCTGCGCGGCATGATCGAGGCCTGCGTGCGGGCGCGCTGGGTCACCATCGGCGTCACGGCGGCGGCCTTCGTCATCGCACTGGTCGGCTTCGGTCATGTCCAGCAGCAGTTCTTTCCGTCGGCCAGCAGGCCGGAACTGTTGATCGACATCCGGCTCGCCGAAGGCTCTTCCTTCGAAGCTACGGCTGTTGAAGTGAAGCGGATGGAAGCGACGCTGGCCAAGGATCCCGACGTCGATTACTGGGTCGCCTACACCGGCGGTGGCTCGCCTCGCTTCTACCTGCCGCTCGACCAGCAACTTGAGACCGCCAACTTCGCCCAGTTCATGGTGATGACCAAGGGATTGGAGGAGCGCGAGCATTTCATGCAGCGGCTGGAACCGACGCTGGAATCCGACTTCCCGGCCGCCCGCGTCCGCATCAGCCGGCTGGAGAACGGCCCGCCGGTCGGCTATCCGGTACAGTTCCGCGTCACCGGCGAGGATCCGGCGGCGATCCGCAAGATCGCCTATCAGGTGCGCGACACCATGCGCGCCCACCCCAACACCGCCAACGTGCATCTGGACTGGGACGAGATGTCCAAGCGCGTCCGGCTGGAGGTCGACACAGCCAAGGCCCGTGCGCTCGGCGTGTCCAAGCAGGATCTGTCCGATGCCCTGCAACTGCTGCTGAATGGCATGACGGTCACCCAGTACCGCGAAGGCACGGAGTTGATCGGTGTCCTGATGCGCACGACGCCCGACGAGCGGATGGATCTGTCGCGCCTGGGCGAGTTGAATATCCGCACCGGCCGCGGCACCATCGTCCCGTTGAGCCAGGTCGCCAGCGTCCGCTACGAGTTGGAGGAACCGGTGCTGTGGCGCCGGGCACGCGAGACGACGATGACGGTCAAGGGCGACGTGACCGGCGGCCTGCAGGCCCCGGTGGTCAGCACCCAGCTGAACGGCCAACTCGACACGCTGCGCGCCACCCTGCCCGTCGGCTATGCCATCACCATGGGCGGCGCCATCGAGGAAAGCGCCAAGGGTCAGGACTCCATCAATGCCATGATGCCGGTGATGTTGCTGATCATGGTTACCACGCTGATGCTACAGTTGCAGAGCTTCTCGCGCGTGTTCATGGTGCTGCTGACCGCGCCGCTCGGGTTGATCGGCGTGACCGCCTCGCTCCTGCTGTTCAACCTGCCCTTCGGCTTCGTCGCCATGCTGGGCGTCATCGCACTGGCCGGCATCATCATGCGCAACTCGGTGATCCTGGTGGATCAGATCGAGCAGGACATCCGCGGCGGCCGGTCCCGTTGGGACAGCATCGTGGAGGCGACGGTGCGCCGTGCCCGTCCCATCGCCCTGACCGCCGCCGCCGCCATCCTCGCCATGATCCCGCTGACGCAGAGCGTCTTCTGGGGGCCGATGGCGGTTGCCATCATGGGCGGCCTGGCCGGTGCGACGGTGCTGACGATCTTCTTCCTGCCCGCACTCTACGCCGCATGGTTCCGCGTCCCCCGTCCGGAAACGGAGGCGGTGGAGGAAGGCGGGATGGCGGAGGCCCTGCCGAAGCCGGCATTGGGGGATTGA
- a CDS encoding YitT family protein: MAATLQVPPVPDPPASVERHQLYEDALAMLMGTLFIALGMLIYSKTVLLTGSTAGLALLLSYITKLQFGIIFFLINLPFYWLAWKRLGWKFTARTFIAVALVTLFSRMTDQWVGFAHLDPVYATVVGGGLCGTGLLMLFRHRTGLGGVNILAIYLQERHGIRAGYFQLGVDLAILAGAFFVLTPDRLLLSVVGAIIVNITLAINHRPGRYLGMS; this comes from the coding sequence ATGGCCGCGACCCTCCAGGTACCGCCCGTTCCGGACCCGCCTGCTTCGGTGGAGCGCCACCAGCTGTACGAAGACGCGCTCGCCATGCTGATGGGCACGCTGTTCATCGCACTGGGCATGCTGATCTATTCCAAGACGGTGCTGCTGACCGGAAGCACCGCCGGGCTGGCACTGCTGCTGAGCTATATCACCAAGCTCCAGTTCGGCATCATCTTCTTCCTCATCAACCTGCCCTTCTACTGGCTGGCCTGGAAGCGGCTGGGTTGGAAGTTCACCGCGCGCACCTTCATCGCCGTGGCGCTCGTGACGCTGTTCTCGCGCATGACCGACCAATGGGTGGGCTTCGCCCATCTCGACCCGGTCTATGCCACGGTGGTAGGCGGCGGCCTGTGCGGCACGGGGCTGCTGATGCTGTTCCGCCACCGCACCGGGCTGGGCGGCGTCAACATCCTGGCGATCTATCTCCAGGAACGTCACGGCATCCGCGCAGGCTATTTCCAGCTCGGGGTCGATCTTGCGATCCTTGCCGGAGCGTTCTTCGTGCTGACCCCGGACCGGCTGCTGCTGTCGGTGGTGGGAGCGATCATCGTCAACATAACGCTGGCGATCAACCACAGGCCAGGGCGCTATCTGGGCATGAGTTGA
- a CDS encoding c-type cytochrome: protein MTERFTKAAARNIFYGGSLFFFATFIALTALSHNYIVDTSTDKKTLTDAVVRGKHVWEKNACINCHTLLGEGAYFAPELGNVWLRYGGDKDPEGAVLALKTWMAAQPSGIEGRRQMPQFHLTDGEVEDLAAFLEWTSRINTQNWPPKLSG from the coding sequence ATGACCGAACGCTTCACCAAAGCGGCCGCGCGCAACATCTTCTATGGTGGGTCGCTGTTCTTCTTTGCGACCTTCATCGCGTTGACAGCACTCAGTCACAACTACATCGTCGACACCAGCACGGACAAGAAGACACTGACCGATGCCGTCGTCCGCGGCAAGCATGTGTGGGAGAAGAACGCCTGCATCAACTGCCATACGTTGCTGGGCGAGGGCGCCTATTTCGCCCCCGAGCTGGGCAATGTCTGGCTGCGCTATGGCGGCGACAAGGACCCGGAGGGTGCCGTGCTGGCGCTCAAGACCTGGATGGCGGCACAGCCCTCCGGGATCGAGGGCCGGCGCCAGATGCCGCAGTTCCACCTGACCGACGGCGAGGTCGAGGATCTCGCCGCCTTCCTGGAATGGACCAGCCGGATCAACACCCAGAACTGGCCGCCCAAGCTGTCGGGCTGA
- a CDS encoding cytochrome c oxidase subunit 3, translated as MADTEASGLAALPGNLMMWILIFSELAVFGVAFLGFSVARVMDPTIFAAGQAHLSGTLGALNTMVLVTSGYLAARGVAAGRRGEVTQARRAMLMAAAVGSVFLAVKAVEYSATLGAGLTIDSDVFFTLYFLLTGFHALHVVLGIVILLLVGCSGPDTLVENLETGAAFWHMVDLVWVILYPLVYLIR; from the coding sequence ATGGCCGACACGGAGGCGAGCGGCCTTGCCGCGCTGCCCGGCAACCTCATGATGTGGATCCTGATCTTCAGCGAACTGGCGGTGTTCGGGGTCGCCTTCCTCGGCTTCTCGGTCGCACGGGTGATGGACCCGACCATATTCGCAGCCGGACAGGCCCATCTGAGCGGTACGCTGGGAGCGCTGAACACCATGGTGCTCGTGACCAGCGGCTATCTGGCCGCCCGGGGCGTCGCCGCCGGACGGCGCGGCGAGGTGACGCAGGCACGCCGGGCAATGCTGATGGCCGCGGCGGTGGGATCGGTCTTCCTGGCGGTCAAGGCGGTCGAGTATTCGGCGACGCTGGGTGCCGGACTGACCATCGACAGCGACGTCTTCTTCACCCTCTATTTCCTGCTGACCGGCTTCCACGCACTGCATGTGGTTCTGGGGATCGTGATCCTGCTGCTGGTCGGCTGCTCGGGCCCCGACACGCTGGTGGAGAACCTGGAGACCGGCGCCGCCTTCTGGCACATGGTCGATCTGGTCTGGGTGATCCTCTACCCGCTCGTCTATCTGATCCGATGA
- a CDS encoding IS1595 family transposase, producing the protein MPRRTKSQHFLLSAAARTLSLATVLRLSDTEAETVFAAIRWPETNGRPVCPACDCDAVYDCRRPSGAPRWRCKRCRKDFSLTSGTLFAFHKLALRMYLAAVVIFVNEVKGKGALPLSRDLGVQYKTAFVLGHKIREAMAAESRGVVIGGAGKAAEIDGAYFGGHVRPENRKAERKDRRLAINQTGKRRCVVTIRERDGRTLTGVFPSEDAAGSFIRSRVAKGTEVHADESSAWNDLHARYPMHRINHQDAYSQDGACTNGAESFFSRIRRGEIGHHHHISGLYLHRYANEAAFREDHRRTSNGEQFRVVVGLVTKTGPSVDFCGYWQRAHAA; encoded by the coding sequence ATGCCCCGTCGCACCAAAAGCCAGCACTTCCTTCTCAGCGCCGCGGCGCGCACGCTGTCGCTGGCGACCGTGCTGCGCCTGTCGGACACGGAAGCCGAGACGGTGTTCGCGGCGATCCGCTGGCCGGAGACGAACGGGCGTCCCGTGTGCCCGGCGTGCGATTGTGATGCGGTGTACGACTGCCGCCGGCCGAGCGGTGCGCCTCGCTGGCGCTGCAAGCGGTGCCGCAAAGACTTCTCCCTCACCTCGGGCACGCTGTTCGCCTTCCACAAGCTGGCGCTCCGGATGTACCTCGCCGCCGTGGTGATCTTCGTCAACGAGGTGAAGGGCAAGGGCGCGCTGCCGCTGTCGCGCGACCTGGGCGTCCAGTACAAGACGGCGTTCGTGCTGGGCCACAAGATCCGCGAAGCGATGGCGGCCGAGAGCCGCGGTGTCGTCATCGGCGGCGCGGGCAAGGCGGCGGAGATCGATGGGGCCTACTTCGGCGGCCACGTCCGCCCGGAGAACCGCAAGGCGGAGCGCAAGGACCGCCGGCTGGCCATCAACCAGACCGGCAAGCGCCGGTGTGTCGTCACCATCCGCGAGCGCGACGGCCGCACCCTGACCGGCGTGTTCCCGTCCGAGGACGCCGCCGGCAGCTTCATCCGCTCGCGCGTCGCCAAGGGCACCGAAGTGCATGCGGACGAGTCCAGCGCCTGGAACGACCTGCACGCCCGCTACCCGATGCACCGCATCAACCACCAGGACGCCTACAGCCAGGACGGCGCCTGCACCAACGGGGCGGAATCTTTCTTCTCGCGCATCCGCCGCGGGGAGATCGGGCACCATCATCACATCTCGGGCCTCTACCTGCACCGCTACGCCAATGAGGCCGCGTTCCGAGAGGATCATCGCCGGACCAGCAACGGCGAGCAGTTCCGCGTCGTGGTCGGGCTGGTGACGAAGACCGGCCCGTCGGTCGATTTCTGCGGCTACTGGCAGCGCGCTCACGCGGCGTGA
- a CDS encoding efflux RND transporter periplasmic adaptor subunit encodes MLTTAGLLVGCNETQSAASAPQQEVRPVRVATVALESHLDSVRYPAVIRPRVEADVGFRVGGKVTARLVEVGSRVEPGMPLARLDPTDLQLQIRASQAQLASAQADAANARSDFQRYASLRQGEWTTRQEYDRRKTTLDKADSKVREVEAQLRVLNNSAQYATLLAEEAGVVTATLIEPGQVVAQGQTALRIARQGAMEAVANIPEQQVASLSGQTLSVELWSDPGRSIPGTLRELSPSADADTRTFQAKITLSDPPPTVQLGMTATVTAAAGHGSSVVRLPLGALTQHEQAPAVWVLSAPDNRLELRSVMVTAYVGDLALIGGGLKDGERVVTAGVHKLDAGQKVRVWTEPAR; translated from the coding sequence ATGCTGACGACAGCCGGCCTGCTCGTCGGCTGCAACGAGACGCAGTCGGCGGCCTCCGCGCCACAACAGGAAGTCCGGCCGGTTCGCGTGGCCACTGTCGCGCTGGAATCGCATCTGGACAGCGTGCGCTATCCGGCGGTGATCCGCCCACGCGTGGAGGCCGATGTCGGCTTCCGTGTCGGTGGAAAGGTGACCGCACGGCTGGTGGAGGTTGGCAGCCGTGTTGAACCCGGCATGCCACTTGCCCGGCTGGATCCTACCGACCTTCAATTGCAGATCCGCGCCTCGCAAGCGCAATTGGCCTCCGCCCAGGCCGACGCGGCCAACGCGCGCAGCGATTTCCAACGTTATGCCAGCCTGCGCCAGGGCGAATGGACGACCCGGCAGGAATATGATCGCCGCAAGACCACGCTCGACAAGGCCGACTCCAAGGTGCGCGAGGTGGAGGCGCAACTGCGCGTCCTGAACAACTCCGCCCAATACGCCACGCTGCTGGCGGAAGAGGCCGGCGTCGTCACCGCGACGCTGATCGAGCCGGGACAGGTGGTGGCACAGGGCCAGACGGCATTGCGCATCGCCCGGCAGGGTGCCATGGAGGCGGTGGCCAACATTCCCGAACAGCAGGTGGCCTCCCTGTCCGGTCAGACATTGTCGGTGGAGTTGTGGTCCGACCCCGGCCGCAGCATCCCCGGCACCCTGCGCGAGCTGTCGCCCAGTGCCGACGCCGACACCCGCACCTTCCAGGCGAAGATCACGCTGTCCGATCCGCCGCCGACAGTCCAGTTGGGAATGACGGCGACCGTCACGGCGGCGGCCGGTCATGGGTCCTCCGTTGTCCGCCTGCCCTTGGGTGCATTGACCCAACATGAACAGGCCCCGGCTGTTTGGGTGCTGTCGGCCCCCGACAACCGGTTGGAACTGCGCTCAGTCATGGTGACCGCCTATGTCGGCGATCTGGCGCTGATCGGTGGTGGGCTGAAGGACGGCGAGCGCGTCGTCACCGCCGGTGTCCACAAGCTCGACGCCGGCCAGAAGGTGCGCGTCTGGACGGAGCCGGCGCGATGA